In Thermosinus carboxydivorans Nor1, a genomic segment contains:
- the dcuC gene encoding C4-dicarboxylate transporter DcuC, which produces MVWVGGLIVLLTFYAIIKRYETRLVLFISGLLMALLSGKPLAAIDAFSAAMINSGLVPVIATVMGFAFVMKLTKCDMHLVHLLAGFLTKFRPILIPGTVLVTFGINIALPSAAGCAAAVGAILIPALISAGIHPAIAASAVLAGTWGSVFSPGSAHNPFIAKLANVDVMTVIAGHTKAAIVGAVVAAIALTAVAFFRKEDRGYQGAANLLDDKQEFKVNYLKALVPLVPLALLVLGSKQVHLIPEVTVPQAMIFGVILGFVATFTNPQEISKQFFAGMGEAYANVIGIIVAAAVFTKGMELIGLTGALIAAMKQSAHIAKVAATFGPFIIAVLSGSGDAATLAFNGAITPYAQQFGFGITQMGSQAFLSGALGRSMSPVAGAAIVCAQLAGVNTIELTKRNALGMILAALVTMLLLL; this is translated from the coding sequence ATGGTTTGGGTTGGAGGCTTAATTGTTCTGTTAACTTTTTATGCGATCATCAAAAGGTATGAGACGCGGTTAGTCCTGTTTATTTCCGGTCTATTAATGGCGCTTTTGTCCGGCAAACCCCTCGCCGCCATTGATGCCTTCAGTGCGGCAATGATCAACAGTGGACTTGTCCCGGTTATCGCCACGGTTATGGGTTTTGCCTTTGTGATGAAGCTGACAAAATGCGATATGCATTTAGTACATCTTCTGGCTGGTTTCTTAACCAAGTTTCGCCCCATTCTAATTCCGGGTACGGTATTGGTTACCTTTGGTATCAACATTGCTTTGCCGAGTGCGGCAGGCTGCGCGGCAGCAGTCGGCGCTATTTTGATCCCTGCCTTAATAAGCGCCGGTATTCATCCGGCTATTGCCGCCAGTGCCGTGTTGGCTGGTACTTGGGGCAGCGTTTTTAGTCCGGGTTCGGCACACAATCCTTTTATTGCGAAGTTGGCGAATGTAGACGTAATGACCGTCATTGCCGGTCATACTAAGGCCGCTATTGTTGGCGCCGTTGTCGCCGCTATCGCTTTGACGGCGGTAGCCTTCTTTCGCAAAGAAGATCGCGGGTATCAGGGCGCCGCTAACCTGCTAGATGATAAGCAAGAATTTAAGGTTAATTATCTTAAAGCGCTTGTTCCCCTTGTTCCGCTTGCGCTTTTGGTACTGGGCAGCAAACAGGTACACCTCATCCCCGAAGTTACAGTGCCGCAGGCCATGATTTTTGGCGTTATACTAGGCTTTGTCGCCACTTTCACTAATCCCCAGGAAATTTCGAAGCAGTTTTTTGCCGGTATGGGCGAAGCCTATGCAAATGTTATTGGCATTATTGTTGCCGCCGCCGTCTTTACCAAGGGAATGGAACTCATCGGTCTTACCGGTGCGCTCATCGCTGCTATGAAGCAGTCGGCACATATCGCCAAGGTTGCCGCTACCTTTGGACCGTTCATCATTGCTGTACTGTCCGGCTCTGGCGATGCGGCTACACTAGCCTTCAACGGAGCCATTACGCCTTACGCGCAACAATTTGGCTTTGGCATTACGCAAATGGGCTCCCAAGCTTTCCTTAGCGGTGCCCTTGGCCGTTCAATGTCGCCTGTGGCCGGTGCTGCTATCGTGTGCGCTCAACTGGCCGGGGTTAATACCATTGAACTGACTAAGCGCAATGCCTTAGGTATGATTTTGGCCGCTTTAGTCACGATGTTATTACTTCTGTAA
- a CDS encoding amidohydrolase: MDARIVELAKMLEAKTIARRRDFHRYAETAWTEFRTASVVADVLTELGYEVLVGEDVVAAEAMMGVPPAEELERHRERALAQGANPVWVEKMRGGKTGVVGVMDFGKPGPTVALRFDIDANDAVEAEDESHRPYRENFASINKGAMHACAHDGHTAVGLTVAEILAALREDLAGRVKLIFQPAEEGVRGAKAMVVKGVVDDVDYLLGMHFGVTLRKTGQVACQTEGFLATTKLDAIFTGVPAHAGAAPEMGRNALLAAATALLNLHAISRHSQGASRINVGVMQGGTGRNVIPANAVIKLETRGTTSAINEYMYSEAVRIIEAAAQMHGCQVQMQEMGGAAGCGNDAELVARIRQTVERMGLFKEVVAAGNIGGSEDCTYFMERVQQRGGKAAYVMVGTELAAGHHDFRFDFNEEALVLASAFISGVAADLLTGK; this comes from the coding sequence ATGGACGCAAGGATTGTGGAATTGGCTAAAATGTTAGAGGCGAAAACAATTGCCAGGCGCCGCGATTTTCACCGCTATGCCGAGACGGCCTGGACTGAATTTCGCACCGCATCGGTAGTCGCCGACGTCTTGACCGAATTGGGTTATGAGGTACTAGTTGGCGAAGATGTTGTTGCGGCCGAGGCGATGATGGGCGTGCCACCGGCGGAGGAACTGGAACGCCATCGGGAACGGGCCCTTGCGCAGGGGGCTAATCCGGTTTGGGTAGAAAAAATGCGTGGCGGCAAAACGGGTGTAGTGGGCGTGATGGATTTTGGCAAACCGGGGCCGACCGTCGCCTTGCGGTTTGATATTGATGCCAATGATGCCGTTGAAGCGGAAGATGAAAGCCATCGTCCGTATCGTGAAAATTTCGCGTCTATCAACAAGGGAGCCATGCACGCCTGTGCTCATGACGGTCATACTGCCGTTGGTTTGACCGTTGCTGAAATCCTGGCAGCTTTGCGCGAGGATTTGGCCGGGCGGGTGAAGCTTATTTTCCAGCCGGCGGAAGAAGGAGTACGTGGCGCAAAGGCGATGGTTGTCAAAGGCGTTGTAGATGACGTGGATTATTTGCTAGGCATGCATTTCGGTGTCACCCTGCGCAAAACAGGACAGGTAGCTTGCCAGACGGAAGGCTTTTTGGCTACAACCAAATTGGATGCTATTTTCACCGGGGTTCCGGCCCATGCCGGCGCGGCGCCGGAAATGGGCCGGAATGCGTTGCTCGCTGCCGCCACCGCTTTGCTTAATTTGCATGCAATCTCGCGGCACAGTCAAGGCGCGTCGCGCATCAATGTCGGCGTCATGCAGGGTGGCACGGGACGAAATGTCATTCCCGCAAATGCTGTTATCAAGCTGGAAACGCGGGGTACTACCAGTGCCATTAACGAGTATATGTATAGTGAGGCGGTGCGTATTATTGAAGCTGCTGCCCAAATGCATGGTTGTCAAGTTCAAATGCAAGAGATGGGCGGCGCTGCGGGGTGCGGGAATGATGCCGAGTTAGTGGCTCGCATTCGGCAAACCGTCGAACGGATGGGCTTATTTAAAGAAGTCGTGGCAGCCGGCAATATTGGCGGCAGCGAAGACTGCACCTATTTTATGGAGCGGGTGCAGCAGCGCGGTGGCAAGGCTGCCTACGTAATGGTTGGCACCGAACTGGCGGCTGGGCATCATGATTTCCGGTTTGATTTTAATGAAGAAGCCCTGGTCCTGGCGTCGGCCTTTATCAGCGGTGTTGCTGCCGACTTGCTTACCGGCAAATAG
- the carA gene encoding glutamine-hydrolyzing carbamoyl-phosphate synthase small subunit — protein sequence MEGKLVLADGSVFSGTMLGPLHTVGEVVFNTGMTGYQEVLTDPSYCGQIVTMTYPLIGNYGVAASFNQSRQPYVRGFVIGELCSTPSNWRAENSLAEFLKRHRIPCLYGVDTRALTRRIRASGVMMGVLAPARMGHEEALALLSNADVVHLVEKVTTPIVYRLPRTGPRVVVMDFGVKRNILESLARLGCDLTVVPAATTAETILAMEPDGVFLSNGPGDPKEVSYAIETVKKLVGRKPIFGICLGHQILALALGGDTYKLKFGHRGANHPVKDLATGRVFITSQNHGYAVAETSLHGTDLVVTHRAVNDGTVEGLRHRTLPVFSVQYHPEAAPGPHDNMYLFQQFYQLMTKEV from the coding sequence ATGGAAGGGAAACTTGTTCTTGCTGACGGGTCAGTTTTTTCGGGAACAATGCTAGGGCCGCTCCATACTGTCGGTGAAGTGGTCTTTAATACAGGTATGACAGGCTATCAGGAAGTGTTGACAGATCCGTCGTATTGTGGACAAATCGTGACTATGACTTATCCGTTAATCGGAAATTACGGGGTGGCCGCTTCCTTTAACCAGTCACGGCAACCCTATGTCCGTGGTTTTGTCATCGGCGAACTATGTAGTACGCCTAGTAACTGGCGAGCAGAGAACTCGTTGGCAGAGTTTTTAAAGCGGCATCGTATTCCTTGTTTATATGGCGTCGATACCCGGGCGCTTACCCGACGGATTCGGGCCAGCGGCGTGATGATGGGGGTACTGGCGCCTGCTCGCATGGGGCACGAAGAGGCTCTCGCTCTGCTGAGCAATGCGGACGTTGTTCATTTGGTTGAAAAAGTTACCACGCCAATCGTCTACCGGCTGCCCCGGACAGGCCCGCGGGTAGTGGTAATGGACTTTGGTGTAAAGCGAAATATTTTAGAGTCCCTCGCCAGGCTTGGCTGTGATTTGACCGTCGTGCCGGCAGCAACAACAGCCGAGACGATATTGGCCATGGAGCCGGATGGTGTATTTTTATCCAATGGTCCCGGCGACCCCAAAGAGGTGTCCTATGCCATCGAAACAGTAAAAAAACTTGTGGGAAGAAAGCCCATTTTTGGTATTTGTCTCGGCCACCAAATTTTGGCGCTGGCTTTAGGTGGGGATACTTATAAATTAAAATTCGGACACCGCGGGGCCAACCATCCGGTTAAAGATCTTGCTACAGGGCGTGTTTTTATTACGTCGCAGAATCATGGGTATGCAGTGGCAGAAACATCGCTTCACGGTACTGACCTGGTTGTTACACACCGGGCTGTCAATGATGGGACGGTTGAAGGGCTGAGACACCGTACATTGCCCGTCTTTTCAGTACAATACCATCCTGAAGCAGCGCCGGGACCACATGACAATATGTATTTATTCCAGCAGTTTTATCAGTTGATGACTAAGGAGGTGTAG
- the carB gene encoding carbamoyl-phosphate synthase large subunit — protein MPKKLELQKVMVIGSGPIVIGQAAEFDYAGTQACRALKEEGLEVVLVNSNPATIMTDDNIADRVYIEPLTPDFIEEIIAKERPDGLLPTLGGQVGLNLAVTAAERGVLERYGVKLLGTPLAAIKKAEDRELFRATMQQIGQPVPESTIASTLAQALRFAKDIGYPLIVRPAYTLGGTGGGIVHNDAELGEVVARGLKHSLIGQVLLERSLAGWKEIEYEVMRDGADNCIVVCNMENLDPVGIHTGDSIVVAPSQTLSDEEYQMLRSAALAIIRALGIEGGCNVQFALDPHSSRYYVIEVNPRVSRSSALASKATGYPIAKVASKIAIGYRLDEIPNAVTGKTMACFEPALDYVVVKFPRWPFDKFAYADRLLGTQMKATGEVMAIDRSFEAALLKAVRSLEIGLHGLTVSNIARLSTAEIRNKLHSASDERLFLVAEALRRGVSIDELHAITAIDRFFLAKIMNLVLMEQKLSQEKLSPRLLAAAKQMGFTDQTIAAITGKSPSEIRNLRREEGIIPCYKMVDTCAAEFEAVTPYFYSTYAQEDEVPPGPRRKVAVLGSGPIRIGQGIEFDYCSVHSVWALREMGVETVIINNNPETVSTDFDTADRLYFEPLTVEDVLHVVEKEQPDGVIVQFGGQTAINLAVPLARAGVPILGTSVESIDCAEDRKKFDALVERLGIPRPAGVSVTNMAEAREKAGVIGYPVVVRPSYVLGGRAMQIVYNENELVEYLTKAVQASTDRPVLIDRYIQGTEVEVDAIADGQDVLIPGIMEHIERAGVHSGDSIAVYPARTLGPDEITRIVDYTKRLALALNVRGLINIQFVVADGQVYILEANPRSSRTVPFLSKVTGIPMVQLATRIAMGETLAGMGCATGLLPPKPFWAVKAPVFSFAKMQQVDIALGPEMKSTGEVMGIDYHYARALYKAMTAAGLAISPNGVVLFSVDEQDQTAAVQVAAGFLALGYHLLATPGTAKFFQGQGLAVETVGNGLDSQSHILKLIQDGTISLIINTKVQGQQAVWDGFKIRRIAVEYGIPCLTSMDTAREFLYALTSMRERRLVYVLALQDYVGKGDDYV, from the coding sequence GTGCCGAAGAAACTAGAGCTACAAAAAGTAATGGTAATCGGGTCAGGCCCGATTGTTATTGGTCAGGCGGCTGAATTCGATTATGCGGGCACGCAGGCCTGCCGCGCCTTAAAGGAAGAGGGGCTGGAGGTAGTTCTCGTCAACAGTAATCCGGCTACCATCATGACAGATGATAATATTGCTGACCGTGTATATATCGAGCCGTTGACCCCCGATTTCATTGAGGAGATAATTGCCAAAGAACGGCCCGATGGGCTTCTGCCTACTTTAGGCGGCCAGGTCGGCCTCAACCTGGCGGTCACGGCGGCTGAGCGGGGTGTTCTTGAAAGGTACGGTGTAAAACTGCTTGGTACTCCCCTCGCAGCCATAAAAAAAGCCGAAGATCGCGAGTTGTTCAGAGCTACAATGCAACAGATCGGCCAACCTGTGCCGGAAAGCACTATTGCCTCAACTTTGGCCCAAGCTTTGCGCTTTGCCAAAGACATTGGTTATCCCCTCATTGTCCGGCCTGCTTATACTCTGGGCGGGACTGGCGGTGGAATCGTACACAATGATGCGGAGCTAGGCGAAGTAGTGGCCCGTGGTCTAAAACACAGTTTAATTGGTCAGGTGTTGTTAGAACGAAGTTTGGCAGGGTGGAAGGAAATAGAATATGAGGTGATGCGAGATGGCGCCGATAACTGCATTGTTGTGTGCAATATGGAAAACCTTGATCCTGTCGGTATCCATACCGGGGACAGCATTGTCGTTGCTCCTTCGCAGACGCTGTCAGATGAAGAATATCAGATGCTGCGGAGTGCAGCCCTTGCCATCATCCGGGCTTTGGGCATTGAAGGCGGCTGCAATGTGCAGTTTGCGTTAGATCCCCACAGCAGCCGCTATTACGTTATTGAAGTGAATCCTCGCGTCAGCCGTTCCAGTGCGCTGGCTTCCAAAGCGACGGGCTATCCCATTGCTAAGGTTGCCAGCAAGATTGCGATCGGTTATCGCCTTGACGAAATTCCTAATGCTGTAACCGGGAAAACGATGGCCTGTTTTGAACCGGCGCTCGACTATGTTGTAGTGAAATTTCCTCGCTGGCCTTTCGATAAATTCGCTTACGCCGACCGACTGTTGGGGACACAGATGAAAGCAACTGGCGAGGTCATGGCCATTGACCGATCTTTTGAGGCTGCCTTGTTGAAGGCTGTCCGGTCGCTCGAAATCGGTTTGCATGGTCTGACCGTTTCGAATATTGCGCGCCTTAGCACGGCAGAAATCCGCAACAAGCTCCATAGCGCCAGTGACGAGCGTCTATTCCTTGTGGCCGAGGCGCTCAGGCGTGGCGTTAGTATCGACGAACTTCATGCTATCACGGCCATTGACCGGTTTTTTCTGGCTAAAATTATGAATTTAGTCTTAATGGAACAAAAGCTAAGCCAGGAAAAACTATCGCCGCGCTTGCTCGCGGCAGCCAAACAGATGGGATTTACCGATCAGACAATAGCCGCCATAACCGGGAAATCTCCTTCTGAAATTCGGAATTTGCGCCGAGAAGAAGGTATTATTCCATGTTATAAAATGGTTGATACCTGTGCCGCTGAATTCGAAGCCGTTACACCCTATTTTTATTCGACCTATGCCCAGGAGGACGAGGTGCCGCCCGGTCCCCGCCGCAAAGTGGCTGTCCTTGGTTCCGGCCCGATCCGCATTGGCCAGGGCATAGAGTTTGACTACTGCTCTGTCCACTCCGTCTGGGCGCTACGAGAGATGGGCGTCGAAACGGTCATTATCAACAATAATCCGGAAACGGTTAGTACTGACTTTGATACTGCCGACCGGCTATATTTTGAACCATTGACGGTGGAAGACGTGCTTCACGTCGTGGAGAAGGAACAGCCGGATGGTGTCATTGTGCAGTTTGGTGGTCAGACAGCCATTAACCTAGCTGTTCCCTTAGCGCGAGCCGGGGTGCCCATCTTGGGAACCAGTGTGGAAAGCATTGATTGTGCCGAAGACAGGAAAAAATTTGACGCTCTTGTCGAGCGTCTTGGTATTCCGCGTCCAGCCGGGGTAAGTGTGACAAACATGGCTGAGGCCAGGGAAAAAGCAGGTGTTATCGGCTATCCCGTTGTGGTTCGTCCCTCCTATGTTCTGGGTGGCCGGGCCATGCAGATTGTTTACAACGAAAACGAACTGGTTGAGTATTTAACCAAAGCGGTTCAAGCGTCTACGGACCGACCGGTGCTTATTGACCGGTACATTCAAGGTACGGAAGTGGAAGTAGACGCCATTGCCGACGGGCAGGACGTACTGATTCCGGGAATCATGGAACATATCGAACGGGCTGGTGTTCATTCTGGCGACAGCATCGCTGTTTATCCTGCGCGCACGCTCGGACCGGACGAAATTACTCGAATTGTCGATTATACAAAGCGGCTGGCACTGGCCCTTAATGTGCGGGGACTTATTAATATTCAGTTTGTTGTCGCTGACGGACAGGTCTATATTCTTGAAGCCAATCCTCGTTCCAGCCGGACGGTGCCGTTTCTCAGCAAAGTTACCGGTATACCGATGGTTCAGCTTGCCACCCGCATTGCCATGGGCGAAACGCTGGCTGGGATGGGGTGTGCAACAGGCTTGTTGCCGCCAAAACCGTTTTGGGCGGTAAAAGCCCCTGTATTTTCGTTTGCAAAAATGCAGCAGGTTGATATTGCGCTGGGACCGGAAATGAAGTCGACCGGCGAAGTGATGGGCATCGATTATCATTATGCCCGGGCGCTGTATAAAGCCATGACGGCTGCTGGTCTGGCTATATCGCCAAACGGCGTCGTACTGTTTAGCGTTGACGAGCAGGACCAAACAGCAGCTGTGCAAGTGGCAGCTGGCTTTCTGGCCCTTGGGTATCACCTGCTGGCAACACCAGGTACGGCCAAGTTTTTTCAGGGGCAGGGGCTAGCCGTAGAGACGGTTGGCAATGGTTTAGACAGTCAGTCTCATATTTTGAAACTAATTCAGGATGGCACAATTAGTTTAATTATCAATACCAAGGTTCAAGGTCAGCAAGCAGTGTGGGATGGTTTTAAAATTCGCCGGATAGCAGTGGAATACGGCATACCCTGCCTAACATCCATGGATACGGCCCGCGAATTTTTGTACGCTCTGACAAGTATGCGCGAACGGCGTTTGGTTTATGTCCTTGCCCTGCAGGATTATGTGGGGAAAGGTGATGATTATGTATAG
- a CDS encoding dihydroorotate dehydrogenase electron transfer subunit, translated as MSKQMEQAVVVRHLCLASTIKMLTLRAPAIAQCAEPGQFIHIRVADSYHPLLRRPFSIADADPQAGTIGIIYRIVGAGTELLAKVKEGDQINCLGPLGRAFELSCHRPLLVGGGMGLAPLLFLARRLCPRPVQVISGGRNAEEMVWPALFQPLCENIAITTDDGSIGLRGVTTDLLPQILTDGRFDRIYACGPRPMLIRVAEITKKFKVSCQISLEKHMACGIGACLACTCSGTDGLRRKVCSDGPVFWAEEVLL; from the coding sequence GTGTCTAAGCAAATGGAACAAGCAGTTGTTGTCAGGCATCTTTGTTTGGCTAGCACCATTAAGATGCTCACGCTCCGGGCTCCCGCTATTGCTCAATGCGCCGAACCAGGACAGTTTATTCATATACGGGTTGCCGATAGTTATCATCCCCTGCTGAGGCGTCCTTTTAGCATCGCCGATGCAGATCCCCAGGCAGGGACAATCGGTATTATTTACCGAATTGTAGGGGCGGGTACGGAATTACTGGCAAAAGTAAAAGAGGGTGACCAGATTAACTGTTTGGGACCGCTAGGCAGAGCGTTTGAACTAAGTTGTCACAGGCCGCTGCTGGTCGGAGGCGGCATGGGATTGGCGCCGCTGTTGTTTTTGGCGCGGCGCCTTTGTCCCCGTCCGGTACAGGTCATATCAGGCGGGCGAAATGCTGAGGAAATGGTTTGGCCAGCGTTATTTCAGCCGCTATGCGAAAATATTGCGATTACAACCGATGATGGTTCAATCGGTCTGCGTGGCGTTACGACCGACCTGCTGCCGCAAATTTTGACAGACGGAAGGTTCGATAGAATTTACGCCTGCGGACCGCGGCCAATGCTGATTAGGGTAGCTGAAATAACTAAGAAATTCAAGGTTTCTTGTCAAATCTCACTGGAAAAGCACATGGCCTGTGGTATAGGCGCTTGTTTGGCTTGTACTTGTTCCGGTACTGACGGATTGCGCCGGAAGGTCTGCAGTGACGGCCCGGTATTTTGGGCTGAGGAGGTACTGCTATGA
- a CDS encoding dihydroorotate dehydrogenase, with product MNSCNQPLAVDIAGIKMKTPVMTASGTFGFGLEYADLLDLNQIGAIVVKGMTLKPRDGNTGRRIVETPAGMLNAIGLENPGIDRFLQEILPQLAQYQVPVIVNISGGTIEEYGELARRLANSGIAGLEVNISCPNVKQGGMIFGTDPDSAAAVVSEVKKYATVPVIAKLSPNVTDIVAMAQAVESAGADAISLINTLLGMAIDVHSWRPVLGNIVGGLSGPAVKPIAVRMVWQVAKAVKVPVIGMGGIMTAEDAVEFLLAGASAVAVGTANFINPRVAIAITEGIADYLRQCGLRHVNQLVGQVRI from the coding sequence ATGAATAGTTGTAATCAGCCATTGGCGGTCGACATTGCCGGTATTAAAATGAAGACTCCGGTAATGACGGCATCGGGCACTTTCGGTTTCGGCTTAGAATACGCCGACCTACTGGACTTAAATCAAATTGGCGCGATAGTTGTAAAAGGGATGACCCTTAAGCCGCGGGATGGCAACACAGGACGACGCATAGTTGAAACTCCTGCTGGCATGCTAAATGCGATAGGTCTGGAAAATCCTGGTATAGACCGGTTTTTGCAAGAAATTCTTCCCCAACTGGCACAGTATCAGGTACCGGTAATAGTTAATATTTCCGGCGGTACCATTGAGGAATACGGTGAATTGGCCAGACGTCTTGCCAATTCCGGTATTGCCGGCCTGGAAGTAAATATTTCTTGTCCTAATGTGAAACAAGGCGGAATGATTTTTGGCACAGATCCTGATAGCGCTGCTGCCGTGGTCAGTGAGGTGAAAAAATACGCTACGGTTCCGGTCATTGCCAAACTGTCACCGAATGTCACCGACATTGTTGCTATGGCCCAGGCGGTGGAAAGCGCCGGTGCGGATGCCATTTCTTTGATAAACACTTTATTGGGCATGGCTATAGATGTACACAGCTGGCGTCCTGTATTGGGAAACATTGTTGGCGGTCTGTCCGGGCCGGCCGTAAAACCAATTGCGGTGCGCATGGTTTGGCAGGTAGCTAAAGCCGTTAAAGTGCCGGTTATTGGGATGGGAGGTATTATGACGGCTGAAGATGCAGTTGAATTTTTACTGGCAGGGGCCAGTGCAGTGGCGGTTGGTACGGCCAATTTTATAAATCCCCGTGTTGCCATTGCGATTACCGAAGGAATAGCCGACTACCTAAGACAGTGTGGATTGAGACATGTAAACCAGTTGGTAGGACAAGTCCGTATCTAA
- the pyrF gene encoding orotidine-5'-phosphate decarboxylase — MQADKRLIVALDVNDMNKVCEIVEALGEWVAFYKVGMELYYSVGVTVINYLKSMGKEVFLDLKLHDIPNTVAHAAGILTGLGVSMLTLHTGGGPAMMRAAAMAVAEKAAELGIPRPKLIGVTVLTSINENEWTALGHKTPVADQVVHLAKLAQGAGMDGVVASPREAALIRRACGDNLLVVTPGIRPVGANQDDQNRIATPAAALAAGATHLVIGRPITAAPNIAEAARKVIREMAESGLKF; from the coding sequence ATGCAGGCTGATAAACGGTTAATTGTGGCTCTGGATGTTAACGATATGAATAAGGTCTGTGAAATTGTAGAGGCGCTGGGGGAATGGGTTGCTTTTTATAAAGTGGGAATGGAGCTGTACTATAGCGTCGGTGTTACAGTAATTAATTATTTAAAAAGTATGGGGAAAGAAGTATTCCTTGATTTAAAACTACATGATATACCCAATACAGTGGCGCATGCTGCAGGAATACTAACGGGTCTTGGCGTCTCCATGCTAACGCTGCATACTGGTGGAGGACCGGCCATGATGCGGGCTGCTGCTATGGCAGTGGCCGAAAAAGCGGCTGAATTAGGTATACCGAGGCCTAAATTAATCGGCGTGACGGTACTGACAAGCATAAATGAAAATGAGTGGACGGCTTTGGGGCATAAAACACCTGTAGCTGATCAAGTCGTTCATCTCGCCAAATTAGCACAAGGGGCAGGTATGGATGGAGTCGTGGCTTCGCCGCGGGAAGCGGCGCTTATCCGTCGTGCCTGTGGTGATAATTTGCTTGTTGTTACGCCGGGTATTCGACCGGTTGGCGCTAATCAAGACGATCAAAACCGCATAGCTACACCGGCGGCAGCTTTGGCAGCGGGGGCTACTCATCTAGTAATCGGTCGTCCTATTACGGCGGCGCCGAACATTGCTGAAGCAGCACGAAAGGTCATACGGGAAATGGCTGAAAGCGGCTTGAAATTTTAA
- the pyrE gene encoding orotate phosphoribosyltransferase produces the protein MLTESEVLAILEEVEAFRKGHFKFSSGLHGDTYIQCALLLKEPRLAEKICAVIAERFRYTRPDLVIGPALGGIIVAYEVARQLGVPGIFAEKEDGKTVLRRMFSIKPGQKVLVVEDVITTGLSSQEVIDLVESMGGQVIGVGAIVDRSNGLAKISVPYTALLTLSMNNYAPHDCPLCKQGLPLIKPGSRK, from the coding sequence ATGTTAACTGAAAGCGAAGTTTTGGCCATTCTTGAAGAGGTTGAAGCTTTCCGTAAGGGCCATTTTAAGTTCAGTTCCGGGCTTCACGGAGATACATACATTCAATGCGCCCTTCTTCTGAAAGAACCCCGCTTAGCGGAAAAAATTTGCGCTGTTATTGCCGAACGTTTTCGTTACACTAGACCTGACCTGGTGATCGGTCCAGCTTTGGGGGGCATTATTGTAGCTTACGAGGTGGCTCGACAATTGGGTGTTCCCGGAATTTTCGCAGAAAAAGAGGACGGTAAAACAGTTCTGCGGAGAATGTTCAGTATAAAGCCGGGACAAAAGGTGTTAGTAGTGGAAGACGTAATTACTACCGGCCTGTCATCACAGGAGGTTATAGACCTAGTGGAAAGCATGGGCGGTCAGGTAATCGGTGTGGGGGCAATTGTGGACAGAAGCAATGGTTTGGCCAAAATCAGTGTGCCTTACACGGCGCTGCTTACTCTTAGTATGAACAACTATGCCCCGCATGATTGTCCTTTGTGCAAGCAAGGATTGCCATTGATTAAACCGGGAAGCCGGAAATAA